A genome region from Balneolaceae bacterium includes the following:
- a CDS encoding DUF6787 family protein: MNRLLDKLMKRWEVESLWQVGVILVVFALTGMTTLYVNEWLFGLLGISDEDPFWLRTLFWLLLVLPAYQVLFLAYGFLLGQFRFVWRFEKKSFRKLTSLFTGRRRDEQ, from the coding sequence ATGAACCGGCTACTTGACAAGCTGATGAAGCGTTGGGAGGTGGAGAGCCTTTGGCAGGTGGGAGTGATCCTGGTGGTTTTCGCCCTGACGGGCATGACTACGCTTTACGTGAACGAGTGGCTTTTCGGGCTGCTGGGCATCTCGGACGAGGACCCCTTCTGGTTGCGCACCCTCTTCTGGCTGCTGCTTGTACTTCCCGCCTACCAGGTACTTTTTCTGGCCTACGGCTTCCTGCTGGGACAGTTTCGATTCGTATGGCGCTTCGAGAAGAAGAGTTTTCGTAAATTGACGAGCCTCTTCACGGGCCGCAGGCGGGACGAGCAATGA
- the hemF gene encoding oxygen-dependent coproporphyrinogen oxidase yields MVESLKVSFSEYIRSLQRRICDALESEDGVGRFRHDNWEREGGGGGHTRVIEGGEVFEKGGVNISTVHGELPEPIRRRFEVEEGWFWAGGLSLVLHPRSPMVPTAHANVRYFELYDDSNLSEMRDCWFGGGADLTPFYLWEEDAVHFHRAWKEACAPHGEEIYPAFKKECDDYFYNDHRGEARGVGGIFFDYLRPGSQPATGSGSEGETAGAGGVGRTARDWYDFTTDVGDAFLDSYLPIVRRRRGEPWEERHRRFQELRRGRYVEFNLIYDRGTLFGLKTGGRTESILMSLPPRVRWDYDFTPEPGSREEETVRLLSGQPVDWIGRESG; encoded by the coding sequence ATGGTTGAAAGTCTGAAGGTGTCCTTTTCCGAATACATCCGCTCGCTGCAGCGGCGCATCTGCGACGCGCTGGAGTCGGAGGACGGGGTGGGTCGTTTCCGCCACGACAACTGGGAGCGCGAGGGCGGGGGAGGGGGACATACCCGCGTGATTGAGGGCGGGGAGGTCTTCGAGAAGGGGGGAGTTAACATTTCCACCGTCCACGGGGAGCTGCCGGAACCCATCCGCCGGCGCTTCGAGGTGGAGGAGGGCTGGTTCTGGGCCGGGGGACTCTCCCTCGTTCTTCACCCACGCAGCCCCATGGTGCCCACCGCGCACGCCAACGTCCGCTATTTCGAGCTTTACGACGATTCGAATTTATCAGAGATGCGCGACTGCTGGTTCGGGGGCGGGGCCGACCTGACCCCTTTCTACCTCTGGGAGGAGGATGCCGTGCATTTCCACCGCGCCTGGAAGGAGGCCTGCGCCCCCCATGGAGAGGAGATCTATCCCGCCTTCAAAAAGGAGTGCGACGACTACTTCTATAACGATCACCGCGGCGAGGCCCGGGGCGTGGGCGGAATCTTTTTCGATTACCTGCGCCCGGGCTCGCAGCCGGCTACCGGGTCCGGTTCCGAAGGCGAGACAGCGGGCGCCGGCGGGGTGGGACGCACCGCGAGGGACTGGTACGACTTCACCACGGACGTGGGCGACGCTTTTCTGGATTCCTACCTCCCCATTGTGCGCCGCCGCCGCGGGGAGCCCTGGGAGGAGCGCCACCGACGCTTCCAGGAGCTGAGGCGGGGACGCTACGTGGAGTTTAATTTAATCTACGATCGCGGTACTTTGTTTGGGCTCAAAACGGGGGGACGTACCGAATCCATCCTGATGAGCCTGCCGCCCCGGGTGCGCTGGGACTACGATTTTACCCCCGAGCCCGGCAGCCGTGAGGAGGAGACCGTGCGCCTGCTTTCCGGCCAGCCGGTGGACTGGATCGGCCGGGAGTCTGGCTGA
- the hemB gene encoding porphobilinogen synthase, with protein sequence MAQGEFPHIRNRRLRAGEAIREMVAEHHLTPDDFIAPLFVMEGEDAVEEIPSMPGYFRYTLDRLAGEAEELREAGIRSVLLFVKVPDSKKDNQGTEALNDEGLMQRSVRFLKERFPELLVMTDVALDPYSSYGHDGIVEDGEILNDPSVELLARMALSHAEAGADMVAPSDMMDGRIAAMRETLDAADLKHTGIMAYSAKYASAFYGPFRDALDSAPGFGDKKSYQMDPRNVREAVREARMDEQEGADIVMVKPGLPYLDVVRAVREAVSVPVSVYNVSGEYAMLKAAAEKGWIDGEMAMMESLIAFKRAGADLIATYFAKEASQLLNAKYQ encoded by the coding sequence ATGGCACAAGGCGAATTTCCCCACATCCGCAATCGCAGGCTGCGCGCCGGCGAGGCCATTCGTGAAATGGTGGCCGAACACCATCTGACGCCGGACGATTTCATCGCGCCTCTCTTCGTTATGGAGGGCGAGGACGCCGTGGAAGAGATCCCCTCCATGCCGGGCTACTTCCGATACACCCTGGACCGTCTGGCCGGCGAGGCGGAGGAGCTGCGCGAGGCGGGTATCCGGTCGGTTCTTCTTTTCGTGAAGGTGCCCGACTCCAAAAAGGACAACCAGGGCACGGAAGCACTGAACGACGAGGGACTCATGCAGCGAAGCGTGCGGTTTCTGAAGGAGCGCTTTCCCGAACTGCTTGTCATGACTGACGTGGCGCTGGATCCCTATTCCAGCTACGGGCATGACGGTATCGTGGAAGATGGAGAAATCCTCAACGACCCCTCTGTGGAACTACTCGCCCGCATGGCCCTCAGCCATGCTGAGGCGGGGGCCGACATGGTGGCGCCTTCGGATATGATGGACGGACGTATTGCGGCCATGCGCGAGACCCTCGACGCGGCGGACCTGAAGCATACCGGCATCATGGCCTACAGTGCCAAGTACGCCTCCGCGTTTTACGGGCCCTTTCGCGACGCCCTCGATTCAGCCCCGGGCTTCGGGGACAAGAAGAGCTATCAGATGGACCCCCGCAACGTGCGGGAGGCCGTGCGCGAGGCGCGGATGGACGAACAGGAGGGGGCCGACATTGTGATGGTCAAGCCCGGCCTTCCCTACCTGGACGTGGTGCGGGCCGTTCGCGAGGCAGTCAGCGTGCCGGTCTCCGTCTATAATGTCTCCGGGGAATACGCTATGTTGAAGGCGGCAGCCGAGAAGGGCTGGATCGACGGGGAGATGGCCATGATGGAGTCGCTGATCGCTTTCAAGAGGGCGGGGGCCGACCTGATTGCCACCTATTTCGCCAAAGAGGCATCCCAACTGCTGAACGCCAAATATCAGTAA
- a CDS encoding SDR family oxidoreductase: protein MDISILGCGWLGTPLAESLLQDGHRVRGSTTSQEKVPELRDKGIDAFRLSLDPKVVCEHCPEFWESEVLVLNIPPGRGREDVESFFPAQVENVLRAVEGGPLRHLVFASSTSVYPPNGGVVEEEDAQPGEATRPSGEALLKAEQMLLGREEFRTDVLRFGGLYGPGRHPVRYLAGRKGLGKGNAPVNLIHLDDCISVIRRLIELPESPGILNAVSDGHPPRKLFYPRMAEKMGLDPPVFNEDSHRDYKIASNRKLKEVLDYTFAHPDPMN, encoded by the coding sequence ATGGACATAAGTATCTTAGGCTGCGGCTGGCTGGGAACTCCCCTGGCCGAGTCGCTGCTGCAGGACGGCCACCGCGTGCGCGGCTCCACCACGTCGCAGGAGAAGGTGCCAGAGTTACGCGACAAGGGCATCGATGCCTTTCGCCTGAGCCTGGACCCAAAAGTGGTCTGCGAGCATTGCCCCGAATTCTGGGAATCCGAAGTACTGGTGCTCAACATCCCGCCCGGACGGGGACGTGAAGACGTGGAGTCCTTCTTCCCCGCCCAGGTGGAAAACGTTCTCCGGGCGGTGGAGGGCGGCCCCCTTCGCCACCTGGTCTTCGCCAGCTCCACCTCCGTTTATCCTCCCAACGGCGGCGTGGTGGAAGAGGAGGACGCGCAGCCCGGCGAAGCCACCCGGCCCTCCGGTGAGGCCCTGCTTAAGGCAGAACAGATGCTGCTCGGGCGGGAGGAGTTCCGTACCGACGTGCTGCGTTTCGGGGGACTCTACGGCCCCGGACGACACCCCGTCCGATACCTGGCGGGGCGCAAGGGCCTGGGCAAGGGCAACGCACCCGTCAACCTCATTCACCTGGACGACTGCATCTCCGTTATCCGCCGCCTGATTGAGCTTCCCGAGAGTCCCGGCATTCTGAACGCGGTATCCGACGGCCATCCTCCCCGCAAGCTCTTCTACCCCCGCATGGCTGAAAAAATGGGGCTCGATCCTCCCGTCTTCAACGAAGATTCACATAGGGATTATAAAATAGCATCGAACCGCAAGCTGAAGGAGGTACTGGACTACACCTTCGCGCACCCTGATCCGATGAATTGA
- a CDS encoding DUF423 domain-containing protein has protein sequence MSKVLFLSGSAAMALAVMLGAFGAHALRGRLDPDMLETFTTGVTYHFYHALGLLILGIAAQYLPESPWLRWSGWLMGAGIVLFSGSLYLMAFTGARWLGAVTPIGGMAFILAWLLFFGAVWKGM, from the coding sequence ATGAGCAAAGTTCTTTTTTTATCGGGAAGCGCCGCCATGGCACTCGCGGTTATGCTGGGCGCTTTCGGTGCCCACGCCCTCAGGGGCAGGCTTGACCCCGACATGCTTGAGACCTTCACCACCGGCGTAACCTATCACTTTTATCACGCCCTGGGACTGCTGATTCTCGGCATCGCCGCACAGTACCTGCCCGAAAGCCCGTGGCTCCGGTGGTCCGGCTGGCTGATGGGCGCCGGCATCGTGCTTTTCTCGGGCAGCCTCTACCTGATGGCTTTCACCGGCGCGCGCTGGCTGGGAGCGGTGACTCCCATTGGCGGAATGGCCTTCATCCTGGCCTGGCTGCTGTTTTTCGGTGCCGTCTGGAAGGGGATGTAA
- the pruA gene encoding L-glutamate gamma-semialdehyde dehydrogenase → MANALFNLREPENEVYLDYAPGTPERQKLKDELQRLRSRKIEIPAVIGGEEVRTGRTEDVVMPHNHSHKLATVHLCGEKEVKMAIEAAMEAREKWAALPWEERVSIFLRAANLITETYRYTMNATTMLGQSKTPHQSEIEAVGELSDFLRFNAYYLNQIYSEQPYSPREMWNRLEYRPLEGFVFAVTPFNFTAIAGNLPSAPAMCGNVSLWKPATSSIYSSWYVMKIFQEAGLPEGVINFLPGNGPDVGDPVLESEHLSGLHFTGSTGTFHHLWKKISDNIEKYHTYPRIVGETGGKDFIFAHHTADVHDMVVAAIRAAYEYQGQKCSAASRMYIPESIWDDFRDRFLEEVAGVKVGDVENFTNFMGAVIDKKAFDSITSYIDYARESDDAEILFGGDYDDSEGYFIQPTLIRAHDPRFKTMEEEIFGPVLTVYVYPDEEFEETLELCDQTSPYALTGAIFAKDRYVLKHMADTLRQAAGNFYINDKPTAATVNQQPFGGARKSGTNDKAGSAPNLMRWLSVRSIKESTIPIRDWTYPYMDEE, encoded by the coding sequence ATGGCTAACGCACTCTTCAACCTTCGGGAACCTGAGAACGAGGTATATCTAGACTACGCGCCGGGTACGCCCGAGCGGCAGAAACTGAAAGACGAGCTCCAGAGGCTGCGCTCCCGCAAGATCGAAATTCCCGCCGTCATAGGGGGCGAAGAAGTGCGCACCGGGCGCACGGAAGACGTGGTGATGCCGCACAACCACTCGCACAAGCTGGCAACGGTGCACCTGTGCGGGGAGAAAGAGGTCAAGATGGCCATTGAGGCCGCCATGGAAGCTCGCGAGAAATGGGCGGCGCTGCCCTGGGAGGAGCGGGTCTCCATCTTCCTTCGCGCGGCCAACCTGATTACGGAGACCTACCGCTACACCATGAACGCCACCACCATGCTGGGGCAGTCGAAGACCCCGCACCAGTCGGAAATCGAAGCGGTGGGCGAGCTCTCCGATTTCCTGCGCTTCAACGCCTATTACCTCAACCAGATTTACAGCGAGCAGCCCTATTCTCCGCGTGAAATGTGGAACCGCCTGGAATACCGCCCCCTGGAGGGCTTCGTCTTTGCGGTGACGCCCTTCAACTTTACCGCCATCGCCGGCAACCTGCCCTCCGCGCCCGCCATGTGCGGCAACGTCTCCCTCTGGAAACCGGCCACCTCCTCCATCTACTCCAGCTGGTACGTAATGAAGATTTTCCAGGAGGCGGGCCTCCCCGAGGGCGTGATCAACTTCCTGCCGGGCAACGGCCCCGATGTGGGCGATCCGGTGCTGGAGAGCGAACACCTGTCCGGACTACATTTCACCGGCTCCACCGGCACCTTCCACCACCTCTGGAAGAAAATCTCCGACAACATCGAAAAGTATCACACCTACCCGCGCATCGTGGGCGAAACGGGAGGCAAGGACTTTATCTTCGCCCACCACACCGCCGACGTTCACGACATGGTGGTCGCCGCCATCCGCGCCGCCTACGAGTACCAGGGACAGAAATGCTCCGCCGCCTCCCGCATGTACATCCCGGAATCGATCTGGGATGATTTCCGGGACCGGTTTCTGGAGGAGGTTGCCGGGGTCAAGGTGGGCGACGTGGAGAATTTCACCAACTTTATGGGGGCCGTCATCGACAAAAAGGCCTTCGACAGCATCACTTCCTACATCGACTACGCCAGGGAGTCCGACGACGCGGAGATCCTCTTCGGGGGCGACTACGACGACTCCGAGGGCTACTTCATACAGCCCACGCTGATCCGCGCCCACGACCCCCGCTTCAAAACCATGGAAGAGGAGATCTTCGGGCCCGTACTCACCGTCTACGTCTACCCGGACGAGGAATTCGAGGAGACCCTGGAGCTGTGCGACCAAACCTCGCCCTACGCGCTTACCGGGGCTATTTTTGCCAAGGACCGATACGTGCTCAAGCATATGGCCGACACCCTCAGACAGGCCGCAGGCAACTTCTACATCAACGACAAGCCCACCGCGGCCACGGTCAACCAGCAGCCCTTCGGTGGCGCCCGCAAATCGGGCACCAACGACAAGGCGGGCAGCGCGCCCAACCTGATGCGCTGGCTCTCGGTCCGATCCATCAAGGAGAGCACCATTCCCATCCGCGACTGGACCTATCCCTACATGGACGAAGAGTAA
- a CDS encoding MmcQ/YjbR family DNA-binding protein — protein MTVEDFRNYCLHFRGAREDLDKENRILAFKVLDHTFALADPDSFDAINLKCDPVKAAMLRGLYEEVVPGDVDDKKNWNAVDPHGSLGEELIKEWIKDSYELVIEAMPRKEQKKLEKD, from the coding sequence ATGACCGTAGAAGATTTTAGAAACTATTGTCTCCACTTCAGGGGCGCACGGGAGGACCTTGACAAAGAGAACCGGATCTTGGCCTTCAAGGTGCTCGACCACACCTTTGCCCTTGCAGATCCCGACAGTTTTGATGCCATCAACCTGAAATGCGATCCTGTAAAGGCGGCCATGCTGCGTGGCCTGTACGAGGAGGTGGTGCCGGGAGATGTGGACGACAAGAAAAACTGGAATGCCGTCGATCCCCACGGCAGCCTGGGAGAGGAGCTTATCAAGGAGTGGATCAAAGACTCCTACGAGCTCGTAATAGAAGCCATGCCGCGCAAGGAGCAGAAGAAGCTGGAAAAAGACTAG
- the hemL gene encoding glutamate-1-semialdehyde 2,1-aminomutase has protein sequence MRNKSKELFERAQESIPGGVNSPARAFNAVGGPPVFIESAEGSVLVDVDGNEYIDYVGSWGPMILGHAWPPVVEAVRQAAARSTSFGAPTELEVRMAEQVREMVPGLDLVRMVNSGTEACMSAIRVARGHTGRDKIIKFEGNYHGHGDAFLIKAGSGALTLGAPSSPGVTEGTARDTLVADFNDLNSVKKLLAGHEGEVAGIIVEPVAGNMGCVPPSRGFLEGLRELCNAHDIVLIFDEVMTGFRVAMGGAQERYGVRADLLAFGKIIGGGLPVGAFGGRKEIMDAVSPVGPVYQAGTLSGNPLAMAAGLTLLTELHEHPRHYDELEEKGAYLQRGLKELCGERGVDVTINRVGSMISPFFTGREVTGFESANTTDLDLFRSFFHGMLNRGVYLPPSPFESWFLANSLTRDMMDRTLEAAAGALDEAMA, from the coding sequence ATGCGTAACAAGAGCAAAGAACTTTTTGAACGGGCGCAGGAGAGCATCCCCGGCGGCGTGAATTCGCCCGCCCGGGCCTTCAACGCTGTGGGCGGCCCCCCGGTCTTCATTGAATCGGCCGAGGGCTCGGTGCTTGTGGACGTTGACGGCAACGAGTACATCGACTATGTGGGGTCCTGGGGACCCATGATCCTGGGTCACGCCTGGCCGCCCGTTGTGGAGGCGGTGAGGCAGGCCGCCGCCCGGTCCACCTCCTTCGGCGCTCCCACGGAGCTGGAAGTGCGCATGGCCGAGCAGGTAAGGGAGATGGTGCCGGGACTCGACCTCGTGCGTATGGTCAATTCAGGCACCGAGGCCTGCATGAGCGCCATCCGCGTGGCTCGCGGTCACACGGGACGCGACAAGATTATTAAGTTCGAGGGCAACTACCACGGCCACGGCGACGCCTTTCTGATCAAGGCGGGCAGCGGCGCTCTCACCCTGGGAGCGCCCAGCAGTCCCGGCGTCACGGAGGGCACCGCCCGTGACACCCTGGTGGCCGACTTCAACGACCTGAACAGTGTCAAGAAGCTCCTGGCCGGGCACGAGGGGGAGGTGGCCGGCATTATTGTGGAGCCGGTGGCCGGCAACATGGGCTGCGTGCCGCCCAGCCGCGGATTCCTGGAAGGCCTGCGCGAGCTTTGCAACGCCCACGACATCGTGCTCATCTTTGACGAGGTGATGACCGGCTTCCGCGTGGCCATGGGAGGGGCCCAGGAGCGCTACGGCGTACGGGCCGACCTGCTTGCCTTTGGAAAGATCATTGGCGGAGGACTGCCCGTCGGGGCATTCGGAGGCAGGAAGGAGATCATGGACGCCGTCTCACCCGTGGGACCGGTCTACCAGGCGGGCACCCTCTCGGGCAATCCGCTGGCGATGGCCGCAGGACTGACGCTGCTGACCGAACTGCACGAGCATCCCCGGCACTACGACGAGCTGGAGGAGAAGGGAGCCTACCTGCAGAGAGGACTCAAGGAGCTGTGCGGGGAGCGCGGGGTGGATGTGACCATCAATCGCGTGGGATCGATGATCAGTCCCTTCTTCACCGGACGTGAAGTGACGGGATTCGAATCGGCCAATACCACCGACCTCGATCTATTCCGCTCCTTCTTCCACGGCATGCTGAATCGGGGCGTCTACCTGCCGCCCTCCCCCTTCGAAAGCTGGTTTCTCGCCAACTCGCTCACCCGCGATATGATGGACCGCACCCTTGAGGCGGCCGCGGGGGCCCTCGACGAGGCGATGGCATGA